One window from the genome of Mycolicibacterium gadium encodes:
- a CDS encoding ParB/RepB/Spo0J family partition protein, which yields MTQPKGKRSGLGRGLASLIPTGPSDGEQSSLGRMGDAAADVVIGGPVNVSGAVYREIDPSAIEPNPKQPRHVFDEEALAELVHSIREFGLMQPIVVRTLPGAATPKYQIVMGERRWRAAQEAGLATIPAIVRETGDDNMLRDALLENIHRVQLNPLEEAAAYQQLLDEFGVTHDELASRIGRSRPLITNMIRLLRLPIAVQRRVAAGVLSAGHARALLSLEGGAEQQEELAARIVAEGLSVRATEEAVTLANSAGPATPAAPRRKPIHMPGLQDVAERLSTAFDTRVTVALGKRKGKIVVEFGSVEDLQRIVELMSASNR from the coding sequence ATGACTCAACCCAAAGGCAAGCGCAGCGGTCTGGGCCGCGGGCTGGCGTCGCTCATTCCCACCGGTCCGTCCGATGGCGAACAATCGTCGCTCGGCCGGATGGGTGACGCCGCTGCCGATGTGGTGATCGGTGGACCGGTCAACGTATCGGGCGCCGTCTATCGCGAGATCGATCCGTCGGCGATCGAACCCAATCCGAAGCAGCCCCGCCACGTCTTCGATGAGGAAGCGCTCGCCGAATTGGTGCACTCGATTCGCGAGTTCGGCCTCATGCAGCCCATTGTCGTGCGGACGCTACCCGGCGCGGCCACGCCGAAGTATCAGATCGTGATGGGGGAGCGGCGGTGGCGAGCCGCGCAGGAGGCGGGCCTGGCGACCATCCCGGCGATCGTCCGGGAGACCGGCGACGACAACATGCTTCGCGACGCCTTGCTGGAGAACATCCATCGCGTACAACTGAACCCATTGGAAGAGGCGGCCGCGTATCAGCAGCTGCTCGACGAGTTCGGCGTCACCCACGATGAACTTGCCTCGCGCATCGGCCGTTCGCGTCCGCTCATCACCAACATGATCCGGTTGTTGCGGCTGCCGATCGCGGTGCAGCGGCGGGTGGCGGCCGGTGTGCTGTCGGCCGGGCACGCGCGTGCGCTGCTCTCGCTCGAGGGCGGGGCAGAGCAGCAGGAGGAGCTAGCCGCACGCATCGTCGCCGAGGGGCTTTCGGTGCGCGCGACGGAGGAGGCCGTCACGCTGGCCAACAGTGCCGGCCCGGCGACGCCCGCGGCGCCGCGGCGCAAGCCGATCCACATGCCAGGGCTGCAGGATGTTGCTGAGCGGCTGTCGACGGCCTTCGACACCCGCGTCACCGTCGCTCTCGGCAAACGCAAAGGAAAGATCGTGGTGGAGTTCGGGTCGGTCGAGGACCTGCAACGCATAGTTGAACTAATGAGCGCGTCCAACCGCTAA
- a CDS encoding ParA family protein, with translation MSSVPASTRPETDPFRDVSRETNQPHVSRETWEGAAQAEPWPDPPAVDTPIGAEAERAVRLLHAAAKGGLPRPQRQRVFTIANQKGGVGKTTTAVNIAAALALQGLQVLVIDLDPQGNASTALGVEHREGTPSSYEVLIGEIPLEAALQRSPHSERLYCLPATIDLAGAEIELVSMVAREGRLRGALASLKNHDFDYVFIDCPPSLGLLTINALVAAPEVLIPIQCEYYALEGVGQLLRNIEMVKAHLNPELNVTTVILTMYDGRTRLADQVADDVRAHFGDKVLRTVIPRSVKVSEAPGYGMTILDYDPGSRGAMSYLDASREIAERQ, from the coding sequence ATGAGTTCCGTCCCGGCGTCGACGCGGCCGGAGACCGATCCGTTCCGCGATGTTTCACGTGAAACGAACCAACCCCATGTTTCACGTGAAACATGGGAGGGCGCCGCACAGGCCGAACCGTGGCCGGACCCGCCCGCCGTGGATACGCCGATCGGGGCCGAAGCCGAACGCGCCGTTCGCCTGCTGCACGCCGCCGCCAAGGGCGGACTACCGCGTCCGCAACGGCAACGCGTCTTCACCATCGCCAACCAGAAGGGCGGCGTGGGGAAGACGACTACGGCCGTCAACATCGCCGCCGCGCTCGCGCTGCAAGGGCTCCAAGTTCTGGTGATCGATCTCGACCCTCAGGGCAATGCCAGCACCGCCCTCGGGGTGGAGCACCGGGAGGGCACACCGTCGTCGTACGAAGTACTGATCGGGGAGATCCCGCTGGAGGCCGCCCTGCAGCGTAGCCCGCACAGCGAACGGCTCTACTGCTTGCCGGCCACCATCGATCTGGCCGGTGCCGAGATCGAGTTGGTGAGCATGGTGGCGCGCGAAGGGCGGCTGCGCGGTGCGCTCGCCAGTCTCAAGAACCACGACTTCGACTACGTCTTCATCGACTGCCCGCCGTCGTTGGGGTTGCTCACCATCAACGCTCTCGTCGCGGCGCCGGAGGTGCTGATCCCTATTCAGTGCGAGTACTACGCGCTCGAGGGCGTGGGTCAGCTGTTGCGAAACATCGAGATGGTCAAGGCCCACCTCAATCCGGAACTCAACGTCACCACGGTGATCCTGACGATGTACGACGGCCGCACGCGGCTGGCGGATCAGGTAGCCGACGATGTGCGGGCCCACTTCGGCGACAAGGTGCTGCGGACCGTGATCCCACGCAGCGTCAAGGTGTCGGAAGCACCCGGATACGGCATGACGATCCTCGACTACGACCCCGGCTCGCGAGGTGCGATGAGCTACTTGGATGCCAGCCGCGAGATCGCGGAACGCCAATGA
- the rnpA gene encoding ribonuclease P protein component, translated as MLPARYRMTRSSEFGATVNQGVRAVQPDLVVHTMRHDGDDDGPRIGLVVSKSVGNAVERHRVARRLRHVARTVIDDLQPTDRVVIRALPGSRSAVSARLEQELRTALGRALPKSGAPR; from the coding sequence GTGCTTCCGGCGCGGTACCGGATGACGCGGTCGTCCGAGTTCGGTGCCACGGTCAATCAAGGGGTGCGGGCGGTGCAGCCCGACCTTGTCGTGCACACCATGCGCCACGACGGCGACGATGACGGGCCCCGCATCGGACTCGTCGTCTCCAAATCGGTGGGCAACGCCGTGGAACGGCACCGAGTGGCTCGACGGCTACGTCACGTGGCTCGCACCGTGATCGACGACCTTCAGCCGACCGACCGGGTGGTGATCCGGGCACTACCCGGCAGCCGGTCGGCCGTCTCGGCACGACTCGAACAGGAATTGCGGACCGCGCTGGGTCGCGCGCTCCCGAAGAGCGGAGCGCCGCGATGA
- the rsmG gene encoding 16S rRNA (guanine(527)-N(7))-methyltransferase RsmG yields MKHDEVSVAPQAADILFGPGLDGARRYAAVLAGAGVERGLIGPREVDRLWDRHLLNSAAIAELLPRNARVADIGSGAGLPGIPLALARPDLRVTLIEPLLRRSDFLREVIDELKIDVTVVRGRAEERAVREEVGEVDAVASRAVASLDKVAKWSMPLLRPGGEMLAIKGERAEEEAREHRRVLASLGAIDVRVMKCCADVLDPPATVVVARRRSPADHTSGEGSRA; encoded by the coding sequence GTGAAACATGACGAGGTGTCGGTAGCGCCGCAAGCCGCCGACATCTTGTTCGGCCCCGGGTTGGACGGCGCACGGCGCTACGCCGCGGTCCTGGCCGGCGCGGGTGTCGAACGCGGATTGATCGGGCCCCGCGAAGTCGACCGCCTGTGGGACCGCCACCTCCTCAACAGCGCCGCGATCGCCGAGTTGTTACCCCGGAACGCCCGGGTTGCCGACATCGGTAGTGGCGCGGGCCTGCCCGGGATACCGTTGGCGTTGGCTCGCCCCGATCTTCGGGTGACACTGATCGAACCCCTGCTGCGCCGCAGCGATTTCCTTCGCGAGGTCATCGACGAACTCAAGATCGACGTGACGGTGGTGCGCGGCAGGGCAGAGGAGCGGGCTGTGCGGGAAGAGGTGGGGGAAGTGGACGCGGTGGCCTCCAGAGCGGTGGCGTCGCTGGACAAGGTCGCCAAGTGGAGCATGCCGCTGCTGCGTCCGGGTGGCGAGATGTTGGCCATCAAAGGAGAGCGTGCCGAAGAGGAGGCCCGGGAACACCGGCGTGTGCTGGCGTCTCTGGGAGCCATCGATGTGAGGGTGATGAAATGCTGCGCGGACGTCTTGGATCCTCCCGCGACCGTCGTCGTGGCGCGCCGGCGGAGTCCGGCCGACCACACGTCGGGGGAAGGGAGCCGAGCATGA
- the rpmH gene encoding 50S ribosomal protein L34, whose translation MAKGKRTFQPNNRRRARVHGFRLRMRTRAGRAIVSGRRSKGRRKLTA comes from the coding sequence GTGGCCAAGGGCAAGCGGACTTTTCAGCCGAACAACCGGCGCCGGGCACGTGTGCACGGATTCCGCCTGCGGATGCGTACCCGGGCAGGCCGGGCCATCGTGTCGGGCCGGCGTTCCAAGGGTCGCCGCAAGCTGACTGCGTGA
- the yidD gene encoding membrane protein insertion efficiency factor YidD: MMRSIARALIYVIQLYRHMVSPLRPASCRFLPTCSQYAVDALTEYGVVKGGWLAVVRLLKCGPWHKGGWDPIPERGGDAHDSCDGADELRMDPDAADDVGGTQTSRAESETRV, translated from the coding sequence ATGATGCGATCGATTGCGCGGGCTCTCATCTACGTGATCCAGCTGTATCGGCACATGGTGTCTCCGCTGCGACCGGCATCCTGCCGCTTCTTGCCCACCTGTAGTCAGTACGCCGTCGACGCGCTCACGGAGTACGGCGTCGTCAAGGGCGGATGGCTGGCGGTGGTGCGGTTGCTGAAATGCGGGCCGTGGCATAAGGGAGGATGGGACCCGATACCGGAACGTGGCGGCGACGCGCATGACTCGTGCGACGGCGCAGACGAGCTCCGGATGGATCCGGACGCAGCCGACGATGTGGGGGGAACCCAGACATCGCGAGCAGAGAGCGAGACGCGTGTTTAA
- the dnaA gene encoding chromosomal replication initiator protein DnaA, with protein sequence MTADPDPPFVAVWNTVVAELNGDIEAVGVANGDAGPVLTPQQRAWLKLVKPLVITEGFALLSVPTPFVQNEIERHLREPIITALSRQLGQRVELGVRIAAPESDDPDESHNGLAAAVVDLDEDIDEDEEALASAEESWPSYFSSRVQNSADDDATAVNLNRRYTFDTFVIGASNRFAHAASLAIAEAPARAYNPLFIWGESGLGKTHLLHAAGNYAQRLFPGMRVKYVSTEEFTNDFINSLRDDRKASFKRSYRDIDVLLVDDIQFIEGKEGIQEEFFHTFNTLHNANKQIVISSDRPPKQLATLEDRLRTRFEWGLITDVQPPELETRIAILRKKAQMDRLDVPGDVLELIASSIERNIRELEGALIRVTAFASLNKTTIDKSLAEIVLRDLISDASTMQISTAAIMAATAEYFETTVEELRGPGKTRALAQSRQIAMYLCRELTDLSLPKIGQAFGRDHTTVMYAEKKIRGEMAERREVFDHVKELTTRIRQRSKR encoded by the coding sequence TTGACTGCTGACCCCGATCCCCCATTCGTGGCGGTATGGAACACCGTCGTTGCCGAGCTCAACGGCGACATCGAAGCGGTCGGAGTGGCGAACGGTGATGCGGGCCCGGTCCTGACCCCCCAGCAAAGGGCGTGGCTGAAGCTGGTCAAGCCGCTTGTCATCACCGAGGGATTTGCCCTCCTGTCGGTTCCGACACCTTTCGTTCAGAACGAGATCGAACGTCATCTCCGCGAGCCGATCATCACCGCGCTGAGCCGACAGCTCGGTCAACGAGTGGAACTCGGTGTCCGCATCGCCGCTCCGGAAAGCGACGATCCCGACGAGTCCCACAACGGCCTGGCCGCCGCGGTCGTCGACCTCGACGAGGACATCGACGAAGACGAAGAGGCACTGGCGAGCGCCGAGGAAAGCTGGCCCAGCTATTTCTCCAGCCGAGTGCAGAATTCCGCGGACGACGATGCCACCGCAGTCAACCTGAACCGCCGCTACACCTTCGACACCTTCGTCATCGGTGCCTCCAACCGGTTTGCTCACGCCGCCTCGCTTGCCATCGCCGAGGCACCGGCCCGCGCCTATAACCCGCTCTTCATCTGGGGTGAGTCCGGCCTCGGCAAGACCCATCTCCTGCACGCCGCGGGAAACTACGCCCAGCGGCTCTTCCCCGGGATGCGAGTCAAGTACGTCTCGACCGAGGAATTCACCAACGACTTCATCAACTCGTTGCGCGACGATCGCAAGGCTTCGTTCAAGCGCAGTTACCGCGACATAGACGTGCTGCTGGTGGATGACATCCAGTTCATCGAGGGCAAGGAAGGTATCCAGGAGGAGTTCTTCCACACCTTCAACACCCTGCACAACGCGAACAAGCAGATCGTCATCTCCTCGGACCGGCCGCCCAAACAGCTGGCCACCCTCGAAGACCGTCTGCGCACCCGCTTCGAGTGGGGGCTGATCACCGACGTACAGCCTCCTGAACTCGAAACCCGCATCGCGATTCTGCGCAAGAAGGCACAGATGGATCGCCTCGATGTTCCCGGTGATGTCCTCGAGCTGATCGCCAGCAGCATCGAACGCAATATCCGCGAGCTCGAGGGTGCGCTCATTCGGGTCACCGCGTTCGCGTCGCTGAACAAGACCACCATCGACAAGTCGCTGGCCGAGATCGTGTTGCGCGATCTGATCTCCGACGCGAGCACGATGCAGATCAGCACCGCCGCGATCATGGCTGCGACCGCCGAGTACTTCGAGACCACCGTCGAGGAACTCCGTGGTCCCGGTAAGACGCGTGCGCTCGCGCAGTCCCGACAGATCGCGATGTATTTGTGTCGCGAGCTCACCGACCTGTCTCTGCCGAAGATCGGCCAGGCGTTCGGACGTGACCACACGACCGTGATGTACGCCGAGAAGAAGATCCGCGGCGAGATGGCCGAACGGCGCGAGGTCTTCGATCACGTCAAAGAACTCACGACCCGGATTCGTCAACGCTCCAAGCGCTGA
- a CDS encoding Jag family protein produces MTDADTTERSEELAGDEVVEERAGSEDLEERLVAEGEIAGDYLEELLDLLDFDGDIDLDVEGDRAIVSIDGGSDLNKLVGRKGEALDALQELTRLAVHQKTGERSRLMLDIARWRRRRRDELAALGDKVARRVLESGEREELSPMTPFERKIVHDAVAAVEGVHSESEGVEPSRRVVILAD; encoded by the coding sequence ATGACCGACGCTGATACGACCGAGCGCAGCGAGGAGTTGGCCGGCGACGAAGTCGTCGAAGAGCGCGCAGGTTCGGAGGATCTCGAGGAGCGGTTGGTCGCCGAGGGCGAGATCGCCGGCGACTACCTCGAGGAGTTGTTGGATCTGCTGGACTTCGACGGCGACATCGATCTGGACGTCGAGGGCGATCGCGCCATCGTGAGCATCGACGGCGGAAGCGATCTCAACAAGCTCGTCGGCCGCAAGGGCGAGGCGCTCGACGCGCTGCAAGAGTTGACGCGGCTGGCGGTGCATCAAAAGACGGGTGAACGGAGCCGGCTGATGCTCGACATCGCGCGCTGGCGTCGGCGGCGCCGCGACGAGTTGGCGGCATTGGGCGACAAGGTCGCGCGGCGGGTGCTGGAGTCAGGCGAGCGCGAAGAGCTGTCGCCGATGACGCCGTTCGAGCGCAAGATCGTGCACGATGCGGTCGCCGCGGTCGAGGGTGTGCACAGCGAGAGCGAGGGCGTTGAGCCGTCGCGCCGCGTCGTCATTCTCGCCGACTGA
- the dnaN gene encoding DNA polymerase III subunit beta encodes MATTTVGVTDLKFRLVREDFADAVAWVARNLPNRPTVPVLAGVLLTGSEDGLTISGFDYEVSAEVQVAAEIASPGSVLVSGRLLSDITRALPAKPVDVSVEGTRVSLTCGSARFSLPTMAVEDYPTLPTLPDETGVVSADLFAEAIGQVAVAAGRDDTLPMLTGIRVEISGENVILAATDRFRLAVRELTWSTASADMEAAVLVPAKTLAEAAKAGADGSDVHLSLGSGAEVGKEGLLGIRSNGKRSTTRLLDAEFPKFRQLLPTEHTAIATIAVAELTEAIKRVALVADRGAQVRMEFADDVLRLSAGADDVGRAEEDLPVTFAGEPLTIAFNPTYLTDGLSSLHSERVTFGFTTPSRPAVLRPAGEDDGSVGDTGPFPAAQTDYVYLLMPVRLPG; translated from the coding sequence GTGGCGACAACAACCGTTGGTGTCACCGATTTGAAGTTCCGTCTGGTGCGTGAAGACTTCGCCGACGCCGTGGCTTGGGTAGCCCGTAATCTGCCGAACCGGCCGACGGTCCCGGTCCTGGCGGGTGTGCTGCTCACCGGTTCTGAAGACGGTTTGACGATCTCGGGATTCGACTACGAGGTATCGGCAGAAGTACAGGTGGCGGCTGAAATCGCTTCGCCTGGAAGCGTTTTGGTGTCGGGGCGGCTGTTGTCTGACATCACCCGGGCGTTGCCGGCTAAGCCGGTGGATGTCAGCGTGGAGGGCACTCGGGTGTCATTGACCTGCGGAAGCGCGCGGTTCTCGCTGCCGACGATGGCGGTCGAGGATTACCCCACGCTGCCGACCCTGCCGGACGAGACCGGTGTCGTTTCGGCCGACCTGTTCGCCGAGGCGATCGGTCAGGTGGCTGTGGCGGCAGGACGTGACGACACCTTGCCGATGCTCACCGGCATTCGCGTCGAGATTTCGGGCGAGAACGTCATTTTGGCGGCGACCGACCGGTTCCGGCTCGCGGTTCGGGAGCTGACGTGGTCGACGGCATCGGCCGACATGGAGGCCGCGGTGTTGGTTCCGGCCAAAACGTTGGCCGAAGCGGCCAAGGCCGGGGCCGACGGCTCGGATGTGCACCTGTCGTTGGGTTCGGGTGCCGAGGTCGGCAAGGAAGGCTTGTTGGGTATCCGCAGCAACGGCAAGCGCAGCACCACGCGCCTGCTCGACGCGGAGTTCCCGAAGTTCCGTCAGCTGCTCCCGACGGAGCACACCGCGATCGCGACCATCGCTGTCGCCGAGCTCACCGAAGCCATCAAACGTGTGGCCCTGGTCGCCGATCGCGGTGCGCAGGTGCGGATGGAATTCGCCGACGACGTGCTGCGGTTGTCCGCCGGCGCCGACGACGTCGGGCGCGCGGAAGAGGATCTGCCCGTCACCTTCGCGGGTGAGCCATTGACCATCGCGTTCAACCCGACGTATCTCACCGACGGGTTGAGTTCGTTGCATTCCGAACGCGTGACATTTGGTTTCACGACACCCAGCCGCCCCGCAGTGTTGCGTCCGGCAGGTGAAGATGACGGCAGCGTCGGCGACACGGGGCCGTTCCCCGCGGCGCAGACCGATTATGTCTACCTTCTGATGCCGGTTCGGCTTCCTGGCTGA
- the yidC gene encoding membrane protein insertase YidC has protein sequence MFNWFSLDIIYYPVSAIMWVWYKAFAFILGPENFFAWGLSVMFLVFTLRVILYKPFVKQIRTTRQMQELQPQIKALQKKYGKDRQRMALEMQKLQKEHGFNPILGCLPMLAQIPVFIGLYHVLMSFNRTGGIGIGRLNLTPEENRELGNYVFSAIDVQHFLNTHLFGAPIGASMVQSHGLEAFTVFDRAAVIAIGVPMMILAGVATYFNSRASVARQSPEAAANPQTAMMNKLALYVFPLGVTVGGPFLPLAIIMYWLANNVWTFGQQHYVFGMIEKEEEAKKLEAKERRSQNAPPPGAKPKKRSKAATEPTEVTTTDGVEIDGKAAENGSSDGKATGTSPGKTASGTGSRTPRPGSTPRPGSRPKKRKR, from the coding sequence GTGTTTAACTGGTTCAGCCTCGACATCATCTACTACCCGGTGTCGGCGATCATGTGGGTTTGGTACAAGGCATTCGCCTTCATCCTCGGCCCGGAGAATTTCTTCGCCTGGGGACTGTCGGTGATGTTCCTGGTGTTCACCCTGCGGGTGATCCTCTACAAGCCTTTCGTCAAGCAAATCCGGACCACGCGGCAGATGCAGGAACTGCAGCCGCAGATCAAGGCGCTGCAGAAGAAGTACGGCAAGGACCGTCAGCGGATGGCCCTGGAGATGCAGAAGCTGCAGAAGGAACACGGATTCAACCCGATACTGGGTTGCCTGCCGATGTTGGCGCAGATCCCGGTGTTCATTGGTCTGTACCACGTCCTCATGTCGTTCAACCGCACCGGTGGGATCGGTATCGGACGCCTGAATCTGACGCCGGAGGAAAACCGCGAGCTGGGCAACTACGTGTTCAGCGCGATCGATGTACAGCACTTCTTGAACACCCATTTGTTCGGTGCGCCGATCGGCGCGTCCATGGTTCAAAGCCACGGCCTCGAAGCATTTACCGTGTTCGACCGCGCGGCCGTTATCGCCATCGGGGTGCCGATGATGATCCTGGCCGGCGTCGCCACGTACTTCAACAGCCGCGCATCGGTGGCCCGCCAAAGTCCCGAGGCGGCGGCGAATCCACAGACGGCGATGATGAACAAGCTGGCGCTGTACGTCTTTCCGCTGGGCGTCACCGTCGGCGGTCCGTTCCTGCCGCTGGCGATCATCATGTACTGGCTGGCCAACAACGTCTGGACGTTCGGTCAGCAGCACTACGTGTTCGGGATGATCGAGAAAGAGGAAGAAGCCAAGAAGCTCGAGGCCAAGGAACGGCGCTCACAGAACGCACCGCCGCCCGGAGCGAAGCCCAAGAAGCGGTCCAAGGCGGCCACTGAGCCGACCGAGGTCACGACGACCGACGGTGTGGAGATCGACGGCAAGGCGGCGGAGAACGGATCGTCCGACGGCAAGGCGACCGGGACGAGCCCGGGTAAGACCGCGTCGGGCACCGGCAGCCGAACGCCGCGGCCGGGCTCGACCCCGCGGCCAGGATCACGGCCCAAGAAACGTAAGCGCTGA